One window from the genome of Cyclobacterium amurskyense encodes:
- a CDS encoding endonuclease/exonuclease/phosphatase family protein, which translates to MAWNILHGGNDIENGPQNVIQIIKEINPDVILMVETYGSGKMIADSLGYDFHLIAEEGTALDDKSVNLSIFSKFPFGERIDTDYPFYLGGREILIKDRKIRLFSNWFHYLPWEDAPEDLGLNTAELLAWERSENKYDMIQKVLPYLKKYSAETDSIPMIFGGDMNSPSHLDWGEATKEIHNGLVVPWYSTKVLEDMGLIDTYRTLNPDPLANPGITWDSKGVKDEHRIDYIFYKGDALKAIDSKSYKAFLGEPFSINGKTFAYPSDHGFVLTTFAFKNFP; encoded by the coding sequence ATGGCCTGGAACATTTTGCATGGAGGCAATGATATCGAGAATGGTCCTCAGAATGTTATTCAAATCATTAAGGAAATCAACCCTGATGTGATATTGATGGTAGAAACCTATGGTTCAGGGAAAATGATTGCAGATTCACTGGGCTATGACTTTCATTTAATTGCAGAAGAAGGTACCGCCCTGGACGATAAATCCGTCAACTTGTCTATTTTTTCTAAGTTTCCATTTGGAGAGCGAATTGATACAGATTATCCTTTCTATTTGGGAGGGCGAGAAATACTGATAAAGGATCGAAAGATCCGATTATTTTCCAATTGGTTTCACTATTTGCCTTGGGAGGATGCTCCCGAGGATTTGGGATTAAACACAGCGGAATTACTGGCTTGGGAACGGTCTGAAAACAAGTATGACATGATCCAAAAAGTGCTTCCCTATTTGAAAAAATACAGTGCAGAAACGGATTCCATTCCCATGATTTTTGGTGGGGACATGAATAGCCCATCACATTTGGATTGGGGAGAAGCGACCAAGGAAATTCACAATGGCTTGGTGGTTCCATGGTACAGTACCAAAGTTTTGGAAGACATGGGATTGATAGACACCTATAGAACTTTAAATCCAGATCCATTGGCCAATCCGGGGATCACATGGGACAGTAAAGGGGTGAAAGATGAACACCGGATAGACTATATATTTTACAAGGGGGATGCTTTAAAAGCCATCGATTCAAAATCCTATAAAGCATTTTTGGGCGAACCCTTCTCCATAAATGGAAAGACCTTTGCTTATCCTTCAGATCATGGCTTTGTGCTGACTACTTTTGCGTTTAAAAACTTCCCCTAG
- a CDS encoding LytR/AlgR family response regulator transcription factor, with protein sequence MINCIAIDDEPLALELLKNYIGKIAFLNLVTTCDNAFDAMEEMQKQQIDLIFIDIQMPELTGLQFISSLEKKPLAIIISAYKEFALESFELDVVDYLVKPVPMERFLKACNRAKDRFDLQVAHTPVQAKKVLDHFFVNVDYSQVKIKFVDLLWLKGYGDYIKFYLKSNPQPLLVRMSFKEAESALPADQFIRIHKSYAVAIGEITSIRKNSVFLGEMEFSVGEAYKEKVEKLIN encoded by the coding sequence ATGATAAACTGTATTGCCATAGATGATGAACCTCTTGCCCTAGAATTACTTAAAAACTATATTGGCAAAATAGCATTCCTTAATTTGGTGACCACTTGTGACAATGCTTTTGATGCAATGGAGGAGATGCAAAAGCAACAAATAGACCTTATCTTTATTGACATCCAAATGCCGGAATTAACGGGGTTACAGTTTATTTCAAGTCTTGAAAAAAAACCACTGGCAATCATAATCTCGGCCTATAAAGAATTCGCCTTAGAAAGTTTTGAGCTTGATGTTGTAGATTATCTGGTCAAGCCAGTACCTATGGAGCGCTTCCTGAAAGCCTGTAACCGGGCCAAAGACCGCTTCGATTTACAAGTAGCCCACACTCCTGTCCAAGCAAAAAAAGTGCTCGATCATTTTTTCGTAAACGTGGATTACAGCCAGGTAAAAATAAAATTCGTAGACCTTTTATGGCTTAAGGGTTATGGAGATTATATCAAATTTTATTTAAAAAGTAACCCACAACCTTTGCTGGTACGCATGAGTTTCAAGGAAGCTGAATCCGCATTACCAGCAGATCAATTTATCAGAATTCACAAATCCTATGCAGTAGCAATTGGTGAAATTACCTCCATTCGAAAAAACAGTGTATTTTTAGGAGAGATGGAGTTTTCTGTTGGGGAGGCATACAAAGAAAAGGTAGAAAAGCTGATCAATTAG
- a CDS encoding formate/nitrite transporter family protein yields MKAEEKDQKEHQQDLEKRSNEVEGSEKYTDILSRVIHEGEEIFKIKKLAVFLSACIAGLEIGFSYLLICTLYFLLVGKVEEHIVFKMFGLVYPLGFIMVILGKSILYTEQTSVLALPVLNGQRTVLELLTIWGLVIIGNLLGGILFIFCVGDLAAQLNLFDKETMVKIGSHILNHSYGVLLLSSIFAGWLMGLLTWLLNSTTESLTRILLIALITGTIGFVGFHHSIVGNIEAFGAFLYSETISMGDYLMFLVLTLLGNGIGGSIVVALFKYRIFESHYASKSKK; encoded by the coding sequence ATGAAGGCTGAGGAAAAAGACCAAAAAGAACACCAGCAAGATCTGGAGAAAAGATCCAATGAAGTAGAGGGTTCAGAAAAATATACGGATATCCTCAGTCGTGTTATTCATGAAGGTGAAGAAATATTTAAAATTAAAAAATTAGCCGTTTTTTTAAGTGCATGCATTGCCGGTCTTGAGATTGGATTTAGCTATCTATTGATTTGCACACTGTATTTCCTTCTAGTAGGCAAAGTAGAAGAGCATATTGTATTTAAAATGTTTGGTCTGGTTTACCCATTGGGATTTATCATGGTCATCCTAGGGAAATCTATCTTGTACACAGAGCAAACTTCTGTACTGGCATTGCCGGTTTTAAATGGACAAAGGACCGTTTTAGAATTATTGACAATTTGGGGCTTGGTCATTATTGGAAATCTCCTAGGGGGGATTTTATTCATTTTCTGTGTGGGAGATCTGGCAGCACAGCTTAATCTTTTCGACAAAGAAACAATGGTGAAAATTGGTAGCCATATATTGAATCACAGTTACGGAGTTTTATTGCTAAGTTCAATTTTTGCCGGCTGGTTGATGGGACTTTTAACTTGGTTATTGAACAGTACTACCGAATCCTTAACCCGAATTCTTCTAATCGCACTGATAACCGGAACCATAGGTTTTGTTGGTTTTCACCACAGCATTGTGGGAAATATAGAAGCTTTTGGCGCCTTTCTATATTCAGAAACAATCTCTATGGGAGATTATTTGATGTTCCTTGTCCTCACTTTATTGGGGAACGGCATTGGTGGTTCTATTGTTGTGGCCCTATTTAAATACCGGATTTTTGAATCCCATTACGCTTCGAAAAGCAAAAAATAA
- a CDS encoding IS4 family transposase, whose amino-acid sequence MCNITLFSQIIKKIDRSIFKKLVKEKQTDKGCKGFDSWTHLVSMLFCHFAKSTSVRDISNGLRSATGNLNHLGITKAPSKSSISYQNKRRDSDLFRDLYYSLLGSLGQQASVKRSKLRIKVPVYLLDATVISLCLSVFDWATFRTKKGAVKMHTLLEYDGKLPVYVNITEGSVGDNKGAYNIPLEKGSVIVADRYYNDFPMLNVWDSKGVFFVIRHKGNLAFSSIKERELPTTTAQHVLKDEEIELTNPQSKAKYFGRLRRVAVWDEENGQTIELITNNFAWAAQTIGDLYKSRWEIEVFFRDIKQLLHIKTFIGTSKNAVMIQIWTALITILLLKVMKATAKFGWHLSNLVAFIRLNIFVKIELQKWLDSPFIEPDKPPQNVVQGVLFS is encoded by the coding sequence ATGTGTAATATTACATTGTTTTCACAGATTATTAAAAAGATTGACCGTTCAATTTTCAAGAAATTGGTAAAAGAAAAGCAAACAGATAAGGGTTGCAAGGGATTTGACAGCTGGACGCATCTGGTTTCGATGTTGTTCTGCCATTTTGCCAAAAGCACATCGGTAAGGGATATTTCCAATGGGCTTCGGTCTGCCACTGGGAACCTTAACCATCTTGGCATTACCAAAGCTCCATCCAAATCAAGTATCAGCTATCAAAACAAACGAAGGGATTCGGATCTTTTCAGGGACCTTTACTATTCACTGTTGGGAAGTTTAGGACAGCAGGCATCTGTCAAGAGGTCCAAACTCAGGATCAAGGTTCCTGTTTATTTGCTGGACGCCACAGTGATTAGCCTTTGCCTTTCGGTGTTTGATTGGGCTACTTTCCGTACCAAAAAGGGAGCTGTAAAGATGCATACGCTGCTGGAATATGACGGTAAACTCCCTGTTTACGTGAATATTACCGAAGGGAGTGTCGGTGACAATAAGGGAGCTTACAACATCCCCCTGGAAAAAGGGTCGGTGATCGTCGCAGACCGGTATTACAATGACTTCCCTATGCTCAACGTCTGGGACAGCAAGGGGGTGTTCTTCGTGATCAGACACAAAGGCAACCTTGCTTTCAGTTCCATCAAAGAACGGGAACTTCCCACAACAACCGCCCAGCATGTGCTCAAAGACGAAGAAATCGAACTGACCAACCCACAGTCCAAAGCCAAATATTTTGGAAGGCTTAGAAGAGTGGCTGTGTGGGATGAGGAAAACGGGCAGACCATAGAACTGATTACCAATAACTTTGCTTGGGCAGCGCAGACCATTGGGGACCTCTACAAATCAAGATGGGAAATTGAAGTGTTTTTTCGGGACATTAAACAACTATTGCATATCAAAACCTTTATCGGGACCTCCAAAAATGCGGTAATGATCCAGATATGGACGGCATTGATCACCATCCTTCTACTCAAAGTCATGAAGGCAACAGCAAAATTCGGGTGGCACCTATCCAATCTGGTCGCCTTTATCCGGCTCAATATTTTTGTTAAAATCGAACTGCAAAAATGGCTTGATAGTCCATTTATCGAACCCGACAAACCACCCCAGAATGTAGTACAGGGGGTTCTGTTTTCTTAA